One part of the Carassius gibelio isolate Cgi1373 ecotype wild population from Czech Republic chromosome B6, carGib1.2-hapl.c, whole genome shotgun sequence genome encodes these proteins:
- the LOC127959154 gene encoding uncharacterized protein LOC127959154 isoform X1 — translation MTSMASISADQNTQPTPQLLSVGEKDRKRLLEVYVKRSLSLNDGSQCPLRQEHRTRKWVPITERKTRHRKHSSDTSLNLTSQASFSDEDIRYETFPEPQLDKKERSSEKKSKKWSFKGNLRLNDGSNASQKSNSKPKKKFLLLDKGKEEGGQNIDSLSSKTSADTAGNRHSNVQENLETSTMEKKDKEGKKTKKPTIWKSFLSWFSRGNVEKEQNLQRTEEQLPLSHPSTPQISCLPLADALSKGDINLRRSKSTKKKSFHRRSLKWRRSGDMSTEKSAVEIVEPTNSYYEKMSEELEKIVHEVKDSPADDNANQITDQNGGNVSQEEVTRKIIELIKQQGDIIDIKLKENSTVTTYLNGITYRSFRQMADQYVQSEVPNKKTQPPVVAPELVKFAFTLDFTARVANLHRQSTGQIMGFGNQYLQDHFTHMSESHPHLSDIKAEDQKTQNFDQEYISL, via the exons ATGACCAGTATGGCATCCATTTCGGCTGACCAGAATACACAgcccacccctcagctgctgtcAGTGGGAGAAAAGGACAGGAAACGGCTGCTGGAGGTGTATGTAAAGCGAAGTCTCAGCCTTAACGATGGATCCCAATGTCCGCTGAGACAGGAGCACAGAACACGCAAATGGGTTCCCATCACAGAGCGCAAGACAAGACATCGCAAGCATTCCAGTGATACATCTCTGAACTTGACTTCACAAGCCTCCTTCTCAGATGAAGACATTAGATACGAGACCTTCCCTGAACCGCAACTGGATAAAAAGGAGAGGTCATCTGAGAAGAAATCCAAAAAGTGGAGTTTTAAAGGGAATCTGCGCCTCAACGATGGCTCTAATGCATCGCAGAAGTCCAACAGCAAACCCAAGAAGAAGTTTCTACTTTTGGATAAGGGCAAGGAGGAAGGTGGGCAGAACATTGATTCTTTATCCTCCAAAACAAGTGCAGATACTGCTGGAAATAGGCATTCAAATGTGCAAGAAAATCTGGAGACTTCTACAATGGAAAAGAAGGACAAAGAAGGAAAGAAGACAAAGAAACCCACTATATGGAAGAGTTTCTTGAGCTGGTTTTCCAGGGGAAATGTTGAAAAGGAGCAAAATCTTCAGAGAACCGAAGAACAGCTCCCTCTTTCCCATCCCTCAACACCCCAAATCTCTTGTTTGCCTTTAGCTGACGCCCTATCAAAAGGCGATATCAACCTGCGCCGTTCAAAATCAACGAAAAAGAAATCATTCCACAGGAGGTCATTAAAATGGAGGCGAAGTGGAGATATGTCCACGGAAAAAT CAGCTGTTGAGATAGTGGAACCCACTAACTCATACTATGAGAAAATGTCAGAGGAACTGGAGAAAATTGTGCATGAAGTGAAAGACAGTCCAGCTGATGACAATGCCAATCAAATAACAGACCAGAATGGTGGAAATG TCTCACAAGAAGAGGTTACCAGGAAAATCATAGAACTTATAAAGCAGCAAGGAGACATAATAGATATCAAG CTGAAGGAGAACAGCACCGTAACCACTTATCTGAATGGAATCACCTATAGATCCTTCCGGCAGATGGCTGATCAATACGTGCAGTCAGAAGTTCCCAATAAGAAAACCCAGCCGCCTGTCGTGGCACCAGAGCTGGTGAAGTTCGCCTTCACTCTGGATTTCACAGCCAGAGTGGCTAATCTACACCGCCAATCCACGGGCCAAATCATGGGCTTCGGGAACCAGTATCTCCAAGATCACTTCACTCACATGAGCGAGAGCCATCCGCACCTCTCTGACATTAAAGCAGAGGATCAGAAAACACAGAACTTTGATCAAGAATACATAAGCTTGTAG
- the LOC127959154 gene encoding uncharacterized protein LOC127959154 isoform X2, which yields MTSMASISADQNTQPTPQLLSVGEKDRKRLLEVYVKRSLSLNDGSQCPLRQEHRTRKWVPITERKTRHRKHSSDTSLNLTSQASFSDEDIRYETFPEPQLDKKERSSEKKSKKWSFKGNLRLNDGSNASQKSNSKPKKKFLLLDKGKEEGGQNIDSLSSKTSADTAGNRHSNVQENLETSTMEKKDKEGKKTKKPTIWKSFLSWFSRGNVEKEQNLQRTEEQLPLSHPSTPQISCLPLADALSKGDINLRRSKSTKKKSFHRRSLKWRRSGDMSTEKSVEIVEPTNSYYEKMSEELEKIVHEVKDSPADDNANQITDQNGGNVSQEEVTRKIIELIKQQGDIIDIKLKENSTVTTYLNGITYRSFRQMADQYVQSEVPNKKTQPPVVAPELVKFAFTLDFTARVANLHRQSTGQIMGFGNQYLQDHFTHMSESHPHLSDIKAEDQKTQNFDQEYISL from the exons ATGACCAGTATGGCATCCATTTCGGCTGACCAGAATACACAgcccacccctcagctgctgtcAGTGGGAGAAAAGGACAGGAAACGGCTGCTGGAGGTGTATGTAAAGCGAAGTCTCAGCCTTAACGATGGATCCCAATGTCCGCTGAGACAGGAGCACAGAACACGCAAATGGGTTCCCATCACAGAGCGCAAGACAAGACATCGCAAGCATTCCAGTGATACATCTCTGAACTTGACTTCACAAGCCTCCTTCTCAGATGAAGACATTAGATACGAGACCTTCCCTGAACCGCAACTGGATAAAAAGGAGAGGTCATCTGAGAAGAAATCCAAAAAGTGGAGTTTTAAAGGGAATCTGCGCCTCAACGATGGCTCTAATGCATCGCAGAAGTCCAACAGCAAACCCAAGAAGAAGTTTCTACTTTTGGATAAGGGCAAGGAGGAAGGTGGGCAGAACATTGATTCTTTATCCTCCAAAACAAGTGCAGATACTGCTGGAAATAGGCATTCAAATGTGCAAGAAAATCTGGAGACTTCTACAATGGAAAAGAAGGACAAAGAAGGAAAGAAGACAAAGAAACCCACTATATGGAAGAGTTTCTTGAGCTGGTTTTCCAGGGGAAATGTTGAAAAGGAGCAAAATCTTCAGAGAACCGAAGAACAGCTCCCTCTTTCCCATCCCTCAACACCCCAAATCTCTTGTTTGCCTTTAGCTGACGCCCTATCAAAAGGCGATATCAACCTGCGCCGTTCAAAATCAACGAAAAAGAAATCATTCCACAGGAGGTCATTAAAATGGAGGCGAAGTGGAGATATGTCCACGGAAAAAT CTGTTGAGATAGTGGAACCCACTAACTCATACTATGAGAAAATGTCAGAGGAACTGGAGAAAATTGTGCATGAAGTGAAAGACAGTCCAGCTGATGACAATGCCAATCAAATAACAGACCAGAATGGTGGAAATG TCTCACAAGAAGAGGTTACCAGGAAAATCATAGAACTTATAAAGCAGCAAGGAGACATAATAGATATCAAG CTGAAGGAGAACAGCACCGTAACCACTTATCTGAATGGAATCACCTATAGATCCTTCCGGCAGATGGCTGATCAATACGTGCAGTCAGAAGTTCCCAATAAGAAAACCCAGCCGCCTGTCGTGGCACCAGAGCTGGTGAAGTTCGCCTTCACTCTGGATTTCACAGCCAGAGTGGCTAATCTACACCGCCAATCCACGGGCCAAATCATGGGCTTCGGGAACCAGTATCTCCAAGATCACTTCACTCACATGAGCGAGAGCCATCCGCACCTCTCTGACATTAAAGCAGAGGATCAGAAAACACAGAACTTTGATCAAGAATACATAAGCTTGTAG